A window of the Torulaspora globosa chromosome 6, complete sequence genome harbors these coding sequences:
- the BDH1 gene encoding (R,R)-butanediol dehydrogenase (ancestral locus Anc_7.3) — protein MRALAYFKKGDIHFADDLPEPTIENDEEVLIDVSWCGICGTDLHEYLDGPIFMPRDGGEHPLSGKRLPQPMGHEMSGIVSKIGSKVTKVKAGDHVVVEAGCSCLDIKRWENSSLKTNAACSACAKGMVNCCAHAGFTGLGVTGGGFAERVTVSQDHCVVIPKELPLDVAALVEPLSVTWHAAKIAGFQKGQTACVMGAGPIGLAAVLVLKGFGASKIVVSELASIRRDLASSLGVEVFNPAEHADAIEELRKIPVGQDGFDAAFDCSGVKATFDTALHVTTFRGVSVNVAIWGNKPIDYHPMDVTLKEKRLTGSIGYTVEDFREVVEAIHSGRIPLQDCRQLITGKQKLEDGWEKGFLELMNHKETNVKILLTPNNHNELNA, from the coding sequence ATGAGAGCTCTGGCttatttcaagaaaggcGACATCCATTTCGCGGATGACCTGCCGGAACCAACCATTGAAAACGATGAGGAAGTTCTGATCGATGTATCATGGTGTGGGATATGTGGTACGGATTTGCATGAGTATTTGGACGGGCCGATCTTCATGCCCAGGGATGGCGGTGAGCATCCTTTGTCGGGCAAGAGACTGCCTCAGCCAATGGGGCACGAGATGTCTGGTATTGTGTCCAAGATCGGCTCGAAGGTGACCAAGGTGAAAGCCGGCGACCATGTGGTGGTGGAGGCGGGCTGCAGCTGTCTGGACATCAAGCGTTGGGAAAACTCTTCGCTGAAGACGAACGCAGCTTGTTCGGCGTGCGCTAAGGGTATGGTCAATTGTTGTGCTCACGCTGGTTTCACTGGGCTTGGTGTTACCGGTGGTGGCTTTGCAGAGAGAGTCACCGTTTCGCAGGACCATTGTGTTGTCATTCCTAAAGAACTTCCACTCGACGTTGCTGCGTTGGTCGAGCCTCTGTCTGTCACTTGGCATGCGGCCAAGATAGCCGGGTTCCAAAAAGGCCAGACGGCATGTGTCATGGGAGCAGGCCCTATCGGGCTTGCTGCTGTCCTGGTGCTCAAAGGATTTGGCGCAAGCAAAATTGTCGTCTCTGAGCTTGCTTCCATCAGAAGAGATCTTGCGTCATCTCTCGGAGTCGAAGTCTTCAACCCTGCTGAGCACGCAGACGCcatcgaagaactgcgCAAGATCCCCGTGGGACAGGACGGATTTGATGCGGCCTTCGATTGCTCTGGTGTCAAAGCCACTTTCGACACAGCTTTGCACGTTACAACCTTTAGAGGTGTTTCAGTGAATGTCGCCATCTGGGGGAACAAACCTATCGACTACCATCCAATGGACGTCACACTCAAAGAGAAGAGGTTAACCGGCTCCATCGGTTACACCGTTGAGGATTTCAGGGAAGTCGTCGAAGCTATTCATTCCGGTCGAATCCCTTTGCAAGATTGCAGACAACTCATCACAGGAAAACAGAAGTTAGAGGACGGTTGGGAGAAAGGATTCCTGGAACTAATGAACCACAAGGAAACCAACGTCAAGATACTTTTGACCCCAAACAACCACAACGAATTGAACGCTTGA
- the BDH2 gene encoding putative dehydrogenase BDH2 (ancestral locus Anc_7.2), with amino-acid sequence MRALAYFRKGDVRFTEALEEPKIVAPDELIVDIAWCGICGTDLHEYLDDPIFFPKDGETNQISGLGLPQALGHEISGVVSKVGPGVQSLRVGDHVVVEPTGTCRDRYRWSTAAHPNKEICAACKKGLYNVCSHLGLCGAGVQSGGCAERMVINESHCFKIPDDFPLDVAALIQPIAVCWHALKVCDFKRGSSVLIIGGGPIGLGTILALNGFGCTEIVVSEPALIRRELAEKMGAITYDPSLRPHDESIEYLRSIAPGGDGFDYTFDCSGLPVTLKAAIRCLTYRGTAVNVAMWGDHPVSFLPMDVTKQEKRYMGSMCYTADDFLEVIDAFAEKKIDAEKASHMITDKIPLEIGVEKGIKKLITHKDQTIKVLMTPNNSGELC; translated from the coding sequence ATGCGGGCTCTTGCATATTTTAGGAAGGGTGATGTTAGGTTTACTGAGGCCCTGGAAGAGCCCAAGATAGTGGCACCGGATGAATTGATCGTCGACATCGCTTGGTGCGGAATTTGCGGTACAGATTTGCACGAATATCTAGATGATCCTATCTTTTTCCCCAAAGATGGAGAAACTAATCAGATAAGTGGACTAGGTCTTCCACAGGCCCTTGGCCATGAAATTTCCGGCGTCGTAAGCAAAGTAGGCCCCGGTGTTCAAAGCTTGCGGGTCGGAGACCATGTTGTGGTCGAGCCGACGGGAACTTGTAGAGACAGGTATAGATGGTCAACCGCAGCGCATCCTAACAAGGAGATTTGCGCAGCCTGCAAAAAAGGTTTATACAACGTCTGCTCGCACTTGGGTCTTTGCGGGGCTGGTGTTCAAAGCGGTGGCTGCGCTGAAAGAATGGTAATTAACGAGTCTCATTGCTTTAAAATTCCCGATGACTTTCCATTGGATGTTGCCGCTTTGATACAACCCATAGCTGTCTGCTGGCACGCCCTGAAGGTCTGTGATTTTAAGAGAGGATCTTCGGTGTTAATTATTGGCGGGGGACCAATTGGCCTGGGTACAATTCTGGCTTTGAACGGTTTTGGTTGCACCGAAATTGTCGTTTCTGAACCTGCCCTGATCAGAAGAGAATTGGCTGAAAAAATGGGCGCCATTACGTACGATCCCTCGCTCAGACCTCACGACGAATCGATTGAATACCTGCGCTCCATTGCTCCTGGAGGTGACGGTTTTGACTACACTTTCGACTGTTCTGGTTTGCCAGTCACTCTGAAGGCGGCAATCCGCTGCCTCACCTACAGGGGCACAGCTGTGAACGTTGCCATGTGGGGAGACCACCCCGTGAGCTTCTTGCCGATGGATGTTACTAAGCAAGAGAAGAGGTACATGGGATCCATGTGCTACACAGCGGACGATTTTTTGGAAGTAATCGACGCCTTCGCGGAAAAGAAGATAGACGCAGAAAAGGCAAGCCATATGATAACAGATAAAATCCCACTGGAGATTGGTGTCGAAAAGGGTATCAAAAAATTGATCACTCACAAGGATCAAACCATAAAAGTTCTTATGACCCCTAACAACAGCGGCGAATTGTGCTAG
- the ECM1 gene encoding Ecm1p (ancestral locus Anc_7.4), whose amino-acid sequence MAKKVSRHSRAARRAVDEEPEPKALSQLPRAEKTDLTNILTRTAAKNEALLEAKLRNKNKNKVSKKHIKEKLSASVVGADKERFERALNVANRLDGKIARSVSRAKYVQNARKAGWDSTNEQIRRERTTTTNQAGIADKEHEAASEDATENDDPNEVTEGDSDKISDTNSSPKNLFSVLTDDVEV is encoded by the coding sequence ATGGCTAAGAAGGTATCCAGACACTCCAGGGCCGCTAGACGTGCTGTTGACGAAGAGCCGGAGCCGAAAGCGTTATCGCAACTGCCCAGAGCAGAGAAGACAGATCTGACGAACATACTTACCAGAACGGCAGCAAAGAATGAAGCACTTTTGGAAGCCAAGTTGCGGAATAAGAATAAGAACAAGGTTAGCAAAAAGCATATaaaggagaaattgagTGCAAGCGTGGTAGGTGCTGACAAGGAAAGGTTTGAACGTGCTCTTAACGTTGCAAACAGGCTGGATGGCAAGATAGCGAGGTCGGTATCCCGTGCCAAATATGTACAGAACGCTAGGAAAGCTGGTTGGGACAGTACAAACGAGCAAATtagaagagaaagaactaCAACGACTAATCAAGCAGGAATAGCGGACAAAGAGCATGAAGCAGCGTCCGAAGACGCCACGGAAAATGACGACCCCAATGAAGTTACGGAGGGCGATTCTGACAAGATTTCTGACACCAACAGCTCGCCCAAGAATCTGTTTAGCGTTTTGACTGACGACGTCGAAGTGTAG
- a CDS encoding uncharacterized protein (ancestral locus Anc_7.1), giving the protein MSAAPFEPEFQQAHDEIVSSLRDSTLFQVKPEYEKVLKIVAVPERIIQFRVSWENDKGEQEVATGFRVQYNSAKGPYKGGLRFHPTVNLSILKFLGFEQIFKNALTGLDMGGAKGGLCVDLKGRSDNEIRRICSSFMRELSKHIGQDTDVPAGDIGVGGREIGYLFGAYRAYRNSWEGVLTGKGLNWGGSLIRPEATGYGVIYFTQAMIDYATKGKESFEGKRVAISGSGNVAQYAALKVIELGGKVVSLSDSKGCIISESGITSEQVSAIADAKIKFKSLEEIVGEFSAFAENKVQYVAGARPWTHAGKVDIALPCATQNEVSGDEAKALVAAGVKFVAEGSNMGCTPEAIQAFETARLTATSSQGAVWYVGGKASNLGGVLVSGLEMAQNSQRMTWTRETVDQELKRGMINCFNDCINAAQTYSNETNKETLPSLVKGANLASFIKVADAMFDQGDVF; this is encoded by the coding sequence ATGTCCGCAGCTCCATTCGAACCAGAATTTCAACAGGCTCATGATGAAATTGTCTCTTCCTTGAGAGATTCGACTCTTTTCCAAGTCAAGCCAGAGTATGAGAAGGTGCTGAAGATTGTCGCCGTGCCAGAGAGAATCATTCAGTTCAGAGTCTCCTGGGAGAACGACAAGGGTGAGCAAGAAGTGGCCACCGGTTTCAGAGTGCAGTACAACTCTGCTAAGGGTCCTTACAAAGGTGGCTTGCGTTTCCACCCAACCGTCAACCTATCCatcttgaagtttttgggttttgagcagatcttcaagaatgCGTTGACCGGTTTGGACATGGGTGGTGCCAAGGGTGGTCTTTGTGTCGACTTGAAAGGCAGATCCGATAACGAAATCAGGAGAATCTGTTCCTCTTTCATGAGAGAATTGAGCAAACACATTGGTCAAGATACCGATGTGCCAGCAGGTGACATTGGTGTCGGTGGTCGTGAAATCGGTTACCTGTTCGGTGCTTACAGAGCTTACAGAAACTCCTGGGAAGGTGTCTTGACTGGTAAGGGCTTGAACTGGGGTGGTTCTTTGATCAGACCAGAAGCCACTGGTTACGGTGTCATCTACTTCACCCAAGCTATGATTGACTACGCTACAAAAGGAAAGGAATCCTTCGAAGGTAAGCGTGTTGCCATCTCAGGCAGTGGTAATGTTGCTCAATACGCTGCCTTGAAGGTCATCGAGCTCGGCGGTAAGGTTGTCTCTTTGTCTGACTCCAAGGGTTGTATCATCTCCGAGTCCGGTATTACCTCCGAACAAGTCAGCGCTATTGCAGATGCTAAGATCAAATTCAAGAGCCTAGAAGAAATCGTTGGTGAATTCTCTGCTTTCGCTGAGAACAAGGTCCAATATGTGGCTGGTGCTCGTCCATGGACCCACGCTGGTAAGGTTGACATCGCTTTGCCATGTGCCACTCAAAACGAAGTTTCTGGTGACGAAGCCAAGGCACTGGTTGCCGCTGGAGTCAAGTTTGTTGCCGAAGGTTCCAACATGGGTTGTACACCCGAAGCTATCCAGGCTTTCGAAACTGCCCGTTTGACTGCTACCTCCAGCCAGGGTGCTGTTTGGTACGTCGGGGGTAAGGCCAGTAACTTGGGTGGTGTTTTGGTTTCTGGTCTTGAGATGGCACAGAACTCTCAAAGAATGACGTGGACCAGAGAAACTGTTGATCAGGAATTGAAGAGAGGTATGATCAACTGCTTCAACGACTGTATTAATGCTGCTCAAACTTACAGCAACGAAACCAACAAGGAAACTTTGCCATCTTTGGTCAAGGGTGCCAACCTGGCCTCCTTCATAAAGGTTGCTGACGCTATGTTCGACCAAGGTGATGTTTTCTAA